From Nitratidesulfovibrio vulgaris str. Hildenborough, a single genomic window includes:
- the fliD gene encoding flagellar filament capping protein FliD codes for MADYLSGSINFTGLGGGVDFAQVIDGLKKIEQVPMNRLTLWKADWQRRKDAFGDLRTELATFKNVVDGMDTLEEFLVKTASSSNAAVASATTSSAALEGTYRIEVNKLASNGIWTFNDTFADKTQQVNTSTTDQSFVYTYKGTTRTMTVPPGTTLDGLKNIINNDPQNPGVRASFVQNGNAWTFQMHGMDLGSEASLTIDASTNLSKLPGNDPTKWQTQQATDAEFRVNGWPATGWLKSTSNTVSNVIEGLNISLKDVGTTQLTVATDIEKIKEKITAFVDGMNAVRSKITEQTKVDSNKATISADKSASLFQAQKGSILTGNYGVQLISSRLKTAIADKSTGFEYQYKDGNINRGDIYSSLAQIGILTNAEEGNPNYGLLTIDQEKLDAALKNNPTAVAELFAADGIGVSDSPDFSYQSKVNGVTKAGIYDVSYEVDASGKIVNAVIDGRPAKVDDASHTLTSMDGNSRGLLLQVDNLAPGSYSSRVRIKQGKAADIDGMLTDMLGKNGTLAVLENNYTDIMDDIDKKIESETSRIEKWERTMRNQFATLSATLARYDQLNQSLQSQITQLSKQ; via the coding sequence ATGGCTGACTATCTTTCCGGCAGTATCAACTTCACCGGTCTCGGCGGCGGCGTCGACTTCGCACAGGTCATCGACGGCCTGAAGAAGATCGAACAAGTGCCCATGAACCGCCTCACCCTGTGGAAGGCGGACTGGCAACGCCGCAAGGACGCCTTCGGCGACTTGCGTACCGAACTCGCCACGTTCAAGAACGTCGTGGACGGCATGGACACGCTCGAAGAGTTCCTCGTGAAGACGGCTTCAAGCTCGAACGCAGCCGTCGCCTCTGCCACGACCTCTTCCGCCGCGCTGGAAGGCACCTACCGCATCGAAGTCAACAAGCTCGCCAGCAACGGTATCTGGACGTTCAACGACACGTTCGCCGACAAGACGCAACAGGTGAACACCTCCACCACCGACCAGTCGTTCGTCTATACCTACAAGGGCACGACGCGCACCATGACAGTGCCCCCCGGCACCACCCTCGACGGGCTCAAGAACATCATCAACAACGACCCGCAGAACCCCGGTGTACGTGCCTCGTTCGTACAGAACGGCAATGCGTGGACGTTCCAGATGCACGGGATGGACCTCGGTTCCGAGGCATCGCTCACCATCGACGCCTCCACGAATCTCTCGAAGCTGCCGGGCAACGACCCCACCAAATGGCAGACGCAGCAGGCCACGGACGCGGAGTTCCGCGTCAACGGCTGGCCCGCCACGGGCTGGCTCAAGTCCACCAGCAACACGGTCTCCAACGTCATCGAAGGTCTCAACATCTCCCTCAAGGATGTGGGGACGACGCAGCTTACGGTCGCCACGGACATCGAGAAGATCAAGGAGAAGATCACCGCCTTCGTGGACGGCATGAACGCCGTGCGCTCGAAGATCACCGAACAGACCAAGGTCGATAGCAACAAGGCCACCATCAGTGCCGACAAGTCTGCATCGCTCTTTCAGGCGCAGAAAGGCTCTATCCTGACCGGCAACTACGGTGTGCAGCTCATCTCCTCGCGGCTCAAGACAGCCATCGCCGACAAGAGCACCGGCTTCGAGTACCAGTACAAGGATGGCAACATCAACCGCGGCGACATCTACAGCTCGCTCGCCCAGATAGGCATCCTCACCAACGCCGAGGAGGGCAACCCCAACTACGGACTGCTCACCATCGATCAGGAGAAGCTCGACGCGGCGCTCAAGAACAACCCCACAGCGGTGGCCGAACTCTTCGCCGCCGATGGCATCGGCGTCTCCGACTCGCCCGACTTCTCCTACCAGTCCAAGGTCAACGGCGTGACCAAGGCGGGCATCTATGACGTCAGCTACGAGGTCGATGCCTCAGGCAAGATCGTCAACGCCGTCATAGACGGCCGCCCCGCCAAGGTCGACGATGCCTCGCACACGCTGACCTCCATGGACGGCAACTCTCGAGGTCTTCTGCTGCAGGTGGACAACCTCGCCCCCGGTTCGTATTCAAGCCGCGTGCGCATCAAACAGGGCAAGGCCGCCGACATCGACGGCATGCTCACAGACATGCTGGGCAAGAATGGTACGTTGGCCGTCCTTGAGAACAACTACACGGACATCATGGACGACATCGACAAGAAGATCGAAAGCGAGACCTCGCGCATCGAGAAGTGGGAACGCACCATGCGCAACCAGTTCGCTACGCTCTCAGCCACGCTCGCCCGTTACGACCAGCTCAACCAGTCGCTCCAGAGCCAGATAACACAGCTCAGCAAGCAGTAA
- the dxr gene encoding 1-deoxy-D-xylulose-5-phosphate reductoisomerase: MIRYISAMPSPEWEHETPRTLALLGSTGSIGTSALRVVEAHPHRFKVVALAGARNVEKLAAQAARWRPEHLGVLDATGAAKLRDLLPAGYAPHIHIGPEGYATMATLPEAGTVLSAQVGAAGLRATEAAARHGKVICLANKESLVLAGDIIRRHCAGSGAVILPVDSEHNAIFQALQGHDPASVRRIILTASGGPFRGRSRDDLAAVSCRDALAHPNWNMGAKISIDSATLMNKGLEVIEACHLYGVGIDDVGVVVHPQSIVHSLVEYEDGSQIAHLGTPDMRIAIAYCLTWPGVVDAGVPRLDLVKAGSLTFEEPDLHSFPCLELARRAYREGRGMPVVLNAANEVAVSLFLSDRIRFLDIPDIIARALDMHDGTTPHDIEGIEALDEATRRTVYERAGHSNTDGMA, from the coding sequence ATGATACGCTATATCTCCGCCATGCCATCGCCGGAATGGGAGCACGAGACACCGCGCACACTCGCCCTGCTGGGGAGCACAGGTTCCATCGGCACCAGCGCCCTTCGCGTCGTCGAGGCACATCCGCACCGTTTCAAAGTGGTGGCACTGGCCGGGGCTCGAAATGTGGAGAAGCTGGCCGCGCAGGCCGCACGATGGCGTCCTGAACACCTCGGCGTACTGGATGCCACGGGCGCTGCAAAGCTGCGGGACCTGCTGCCCGCCGGGTACGCCCCGCACATCCACATCGGCCCTGAAGGGTATGCCACCATGGCGACCCTGCCGGAGGCCGGAACCGTCCTCTCCGCACAGGTGGGGGCCGCAGGACTGCGCGCCACCGAAGCGGCGGCCCGGCATGGCAAGGTCATCTGCCTCGCCAACAAGGAATCGCTCGTGCTCGCGGGTGACATCATCCGCCGCCACTGCGCCGGAAGCGGCGCGGTCATCCTGCCCGTCGACTCCGAACACAACGCCATCTTTCAGGCCCTGCAGGGGCACGACCCGGCCTCTGTACGGCGCATCATCCTCACCGCTTCGGGCGGGCCCTTCAGGGGCCGCTCAAGGGACGACCTTGCCGCGGTCAGCTGCCGTGATGCCCTCGCACACCCCAACTGGAACATGGGGGCGAAGATAAGCATCGACTCCGCCACACTCATGAACAAGGGGCTTGAAGTCATCGAGGCCTGTCACCTGTATGGCGTGGGCATCGACGACGTGGGCGTGGTGGTGCACCCGCAATCCATCGTCCACTCGCTGGTCGAATACGAAGACGGTTCGCAGATTGCGCATCTCGGCACACCCGACATGCGCATCGCCATCGCCTATTGCCTCACGTGGCCCGGCGTCGTCGACGCGGGGGTGCCGCGCCTCGACCTCGTCAAGGCTGGCAGCTTGACCTTCGAAGAGCCGGACTTACACTCTTTCCCGTGCCTCGAACTGGCACGCCGCGCCTACCGGGAAGGACGCGGCATGCCCGTGGTGCTCAACGCCGCCAATGAGGTGGCCGTGTCCCTCTTCCTGAGCGACCGCATCCGCTTTCTCGACATCCCGGACATCATCGCCCGTGCCCTCGACATGCACGACGGAACCACGCCGCACGACATCGAAGGCATCGAGGCCCTCGACGAGGCGACGAGGCGCACCGTGTACGAACGGGCCGGACACTCCAACACGGACGGCATGGCATGA
- a CDS encoding pyridoxal phosphate-dependent decarboxylase family protein, with translation MPPFETLDLDDLHGDLTRVAGMIADRIAHIADAPVVHPASHDAIVAAIPGDLPVEGIGVDAALQEVADHVAPFATRIGHPRFLAWITTSPAPAGTIGDVLCTGLNQAPLSFKGGPAATVLEEIVLGWFHRLLGFPEGAGGTIVSGGTMANLMGLTVARHAHFPEVGTRGLCALDKTPVLYVSDQGHMSIERSAALLGLGSENVRAIPSDAACRIIPEALRERIRADRAAGFAPFCVVGQAGTVTAGAVDPLDALADICADEGLWLHVDAAYGGAALLTQHGRSLLHGIERADSVCVDPHKWFFIPLECGCTLFRDRTVQTDTFKAKAAYLGQESPHDLKNTTFILSRANRALKVWFAFRTYGTAKLARIIERNMAQARLFHDLCTESPEWQVLAPVALSIACARFVPSAMAGAPHWDEAATDRLQVALLQRLEQSGEGFLTPALVRGRAGVRLCVANHRTTDDDIRMLFDLMSRFGRELAALGPEGLHA, from the coding sequence ATGCCACCCTTCGAGACGCTCGACCTCGACGACCTGCACGGCGACCTCACCCGCGTCGCCGGAATGATCGCCGACCGCATCGCGCACATCGCCGACGCCCCGGTGGTGCATCCCGCCTCTCACGACGCCATCGTCGCCGCCATTCCCGGTGACCTGCCCGTGGAGGGCATCGGCGTGGACGCCGCCTTGCAGGAGGTCGCCGACCATGTGGCGCCTTTCGCCACCCGCATCGGACACCCGCGCTTTCTCGCATGGATAACCACCAGCCCAGCACCCGCCGGAACCATCGGCGACGTGCTCTGCACCGGTCTCAATCAGGCACCGCTCTCGTTCAAGGGCGGCCCCGCCGCCACAGTGCTCGAGGAGATCGTACTCGGCTGGTTCCACAGACTGCTGGGCTTCCCCGAAGGGGCGGGCGGCACCATCGTCTCCGGCGGGACCATGGCCAATCTCATGGGCCTCACCGTCGCGCGCCATGCACACTTCCCGGAGGTCGGCACGCGAGGCCTGTGTGCGCTCGACAAGACGCCCGTGCTCTACGTCTCCGACCAGGGGCACATGTCCATCGAACGTTCGGCGGCCCTGCTTGGCCTCGGCAGCGAGAACGTCCGGGCCATCCCTTCCGACGCGGCATGCCGCATCATCCCGGAGGCGCTGCGCGAGCGCATCCGCGCCGACAGGGCCGCGGGCTTCGCCCCCTTCTGTGTCGTGGGGCAGGCAGGCACCGTCACCGCCGGGGCCGTCGACCCTCTGGACGCGCTGGCCGACATCTGCGCCGACGAAGGCCTGTGGCTGCATGTCGACGCAGCCTATGGCGGTGCTGCCCTGCTGACGCAGCACGGTCGCTCGCTGCTGCACGGCATCGAAAGGGCCGACTCGGTCTGCGTCGACCCGCACAAATGGTTCTTCATCCCCCTCGAATGCGGCTGCACCCTCTTCCGCGACCGCACCGTGCAGACCGACACGTTCAAGGCCAAGGCGGCCTATCTCGGCCAGGAAAGCCCACACGACCTGAAGAACACCACGTTCATCCTGAGTCGGGCCAACCGCGCCCTGAAGGTCTGGTTCGCCTTCAGGACATACGGCACGGCGAAACTTGCACGCATCATCGAACGCAACATGGCGCAGGCGCGGCTTTTTCATGACCTGTGCACCGAATCACCCGAGTGGCAGGTGCTCGCCCCGGTGGCCCTCTCCATCGCCTGTGCCCGGTTCGTCCCTTCCGCCATGGCGGGGGCACCGCACTGGGATGAGGCCGCGACCGACCGCCTTCAGGTCGCCCTGCTGCAACGACTCGAACAGTCGGGAGAAGGCTTTCTCACCCCCGCACTTGTGCGCGGCCGCGCAGGTGTCCGTCTGTGTGTCGCCAACCATCGAACCACCGACGACGACATACGAATGCTGTTCGACCTCATGTCCCGCTTCGGACGTGAGCTTGCGGCCCTCGGGCCGGAAGGACTGCACGCATGA
- the fliS gene encoding flagellar export chaperone FliS, whose protein sequence is MHKAAQAYLQTQVTTTSQGELLLLLYDGAIKFLTQAKERMAARDMAGKGVLISKALDVINELDSSLNAEKGGELADNLHKLYFYCSTRLLSANLKLDPNLIDEVIKVLSGLRGAYAQIVNTPEAQAAAADVAARQSPASAMPQRGAPVMPGLPRPPAGFAARAQANAAYGQTTPQAPAAAGVAFERPVMPPPAHVAPSAVQEATRPAPQTGAPAAPGGPAAHGQTPPPAAAHGTLPFASPGGQTTTAPAPPAAPSAPSKQAVPTGQADHAGHTVPDGQGIPGGFANKRLAASNLYRKLSQG, encoded by the coding sequence ATGCACAAGGCGGCACAGGCGTACCTCCAGACTCAGGTGACGACCACATCGCAGGGCGAGCTTCTGCTGCTGCTCTACGACGGTGCGATCAAATTCCTGACGCAGGCGAAGGAACGCATGGCGGCCCGTGACATGGCCGGTAAGGGCGTGCTCATCTCCAAGGCGCTCGACGTCATCAACGAACTCGACAGCAGCCTCAACGCCGAAAAGGGCGGCGAACTGGCAGACAATCTCCACAAGCTCTACTTCTATTGCAGCACCCGACTGCTCAGTGCCAACCTGAAGCTCGACCCCAACCTCATCGACGAGGTCATCAAGGTCCTTTCGGGCTTGCGCGGTGCCTATGCACAAATCGTCAACACGCCCGAAGCGCAGGCAGCCGCCGCCGATGTGGCGGCCCGCCAATCGCCCGCATCCGCCATGCCGCAGCGTGGGGCCCCGGTCATGCCCGGTCTGCCACGCCCGCCCGCGGGTTTCGCGGCCCGTGCGCAAGCCAACGCAGCTTACGGACAGACGACACCGCAGGCCCCAGCCGCAGCTGGCGTGGCTTTCGAAAGGCCTGTCATGCCACCGCCAGCCCACGTGGCCCCCTCCGCGGTACAGGAGGCGACACGCCCCGCACCACAGACCGGCGCGCCAGCCGCCCCCGGTGGCCCTGCCGCCCATGGGCAGACGCCTCCCCCCGCAGCCGCGCACGGCACACTCCCCTTCGCGTCACCGGGCGGACAGACCACCACTGCGCCCGCGCCTCCGGCTGCCCCCTCTGCCCCTTCTAAACAGGCCGTCCCGACGGGACAGGCCGATCATGCCGGACATACCGTGCCCGACGGGCAGGGCATACCGGGCGGTTTCGCCAACAAGCGGCTTGCAGCGAGCAATCTCTACAGGAAGCTGTCACAGGGGTAG
- the tsaB gene encoding tRNA (adenosine(37)-N6)-threonylcarbamoyltransferase complex dimerization subunit type 1 TsaB, which produces MSGLTLIMNAAEGLLQLAVLRDGQRLFAQAWDAPSRGTELLTPALREGFARMHLSIGDIDRIACVNGPGSFTGLRLVLSTAAALARSTGAQTAGIDYMHALADRACQLPGMLVWAVTHARRGLVHMQGFTTRGCDSLPVPVARVEALNLQGAVERILRFGGAPVVLGSGLSRNRAFFAEHLPAALLLPADHDQPTIQSLIRLTAAATWSHDDVQPFYLRPCDAEENLADLVTRRGIDPDAARNTLARLTTLSADESACRQF; this is translated from the coding sequence ATGAGCGGTCTCACCCTCATCATGAACGCGGCCGAGGGGCTGCTGCAACTTGCCGTGCTGCGCGACGGGCAGCGCCTCTTCGCACAGGCGTGGGACGCCCCCTCACGCGGGACTGAACTGCTCACCCCGGCGTTGCGAGAGGGCTTCGCCCGTATGCACCTCTCCATAGGCGACATCGACCGCATCGCCTGTGTGAACGGCCCCGGCAGCTTCACGGGACTGAGGCTCGTCCTCTCGACCGCGGCGGCCCTCGCCCGCTCCACCGGAGCGCAGACAGCGGGCATCGACTACATGCACGCCCTTGCGGACAGGGCGTGCCAGTTGCCCGGCATGCTGGTGTGGGCGGTCACCCATGCCCGCAGGGGCCTCGTGCACATGCAGGGTTTCACCACCCGTGGCTGCGACAGCCTGCCGGTGCCTGTCGCCCGTGTCGAGGCCCTGAATCTGCAGGGGGCTGTCGAGCGCATACTCAGATTCGGCGGTGCACCTGTGGTGCTCGGTTCGGGGCTCAGCCGCAACCGAGCCTTCTTCGCCGAGCACCTTCCGGCGGCGTTGCTGCTGCCCGCCGACCATGACCAGCCCACCATCCAGTCGCTCATACGCCTCACTGCCGCGGCGACGTGGTCGCACGACGATGTGCAGCCCTTCTACCTGCGCCCCTGCGATGCCGAAGAGAACCTCGCCGACCTCGTGACGCGACGCGGCATCGACCCCGATGCGGCCCGGAACACCCTCGCGCGACTGACCACCCTCAGTGCCGACGAGTCGGCCTGTCGACAGTTCTGA
- the rseP gene encoding RIP metalloprotease RseP, whose protein sequence is MSSFFSVLLVLGGLIFFHELGHYLAARVLGIGVHTFSLGFGPRIFGWRSGQTDYRLSLIPLGGYVSLAGESDDEIPEGFTKGQMFSARPAWHRLIVIAAGPVFNLLLAWFIYWGLTFVHGQFIVLPEVGKVLEGGPAAAAGVQSGDRIVAIDGVSIERWDQVSDAIAASKGAPVTLSLTRNEGQHELRIVPEHRTRKTIFGDEEDAFLIGIQASGATMTLPQTPVEAAVTGARQTWTMIAMTGKGVVKLFERVVPLDTVGGPIMIAQMVSREAKDSGITGVLALAALISINLGLLNLLPIPVLDGGHIIFLGLEMLFRRPVPQKVQEVTTRMGLVLLLGLMFLATYNDIVRIGQ, encoded by the coding sequence ATGAGCAGCTTCTTTTCTGTGCTTCTGGTTCTCGGCGGTCTCATCTTCTTCCACGAACTGGGGCACTATCTCGCCGCCCGCGTACTGGGCATAGGCGTCCACACCTTCTCGCTGGGATTCGGCCCACGCATCTTCGGCTGGCGCAGCGGGCAGACCGACTACCGCCTGTCGCTCATCCCGCTTGGCGGGTACGTCTCCCTCGCGGGTGAAAGCGACGACGAGATTCCCGAGGGGTTCACCAAGGGGCAGATGTTCTCTGCGCGCCCTGCATGGCACAGGCTCATCGTGATCGCGGCAGGCCCGGTGTTCAACCTGCTTCTGGCGTGGTTCATCTACTGGGGCCTGACCTTCGTGCACGGGCAGTTCATCGTGCTGCCCGAAGTGGGCAAGGTACTGGAAGGCGGCCCCGCTGCCGCTGCGGGCGTGCAGTCGGGCGACCGCATCGTCGCCATCGACGGCGTATCCATCGAACGGTGGGACCAGGTCTCCGACGCCATTGCCGCCAGCAAGGGTGCCCCCGTGACACTCAGCCTGACGCGCAACGAAGGGCAGCACGAACTTCGCATCGTGCCCGAACACCGCACCCGCAAGACCATCTTCGGTGACGAGGAGGACGCCTTCCTCATCGGCATTCAGGCTTCCGGCGCCACCATGACCTTGCCGCAGACCCCGGTCGAAGCCGCCGTCACCGGCGCACGCCAGACATGGACGATGATAGCCATGACGGGCAAGGGTGTCGTGAAGCTCTTCGAACGCGTCGTTCCCCTCGACACGGTGGGCGGCCCCATCATGATCGCACAGATGGTCAGCCGTGAAGCCAAGGACTCTGGAATCACAGGCGTTCTGGCACTTGCCGCCCTCATCAGCATCAACCTCGGCCTGCTGAACCTGCTGCCCATCCCCGTCCTTGACGGCGGGCACATCATCTTCCTCGGGCTGGAGATGCTCTTCCGCAGACCTGTGCCGCAGAAGGTGCAGGAGGTGACCACGCGCATGGGCCTCGTCCTGCTGCTGGGTCTCATGTTCCTTGCCACCTACAACGACATCGTGCGCATCGGGCAATGA
- a CDS encoding glycosyltransferase family 4 protein, with the protein MKGQTSPRLVLHIAPSMGCGGTEKVLQSLACHMDATRYTCAVWSPQDGPRSAMLREAGVVVHIGGDPGMWARRLKADIVHIHRGGWPTPALLRALRAACRTTQAGLTLPRFIETNVFGRHDPSAAARCIDRTLFVSHFCARRYAAVHGIPATPPRYDVLYNPVDTRVFIKGTPPPAARDYSRPVIGRLSRPDPGKWSRLALDFLPLLRGELHDFRYLVVGGIPEAESFVSDHGLGEHVRFMPPLLDDKELAAFYGRLSVFAHANDTGESFGLAIAEAMSAALPVVTHPCPELRDNAQLELVQHGVTGIVAGNAEEYAAAILWLLRNPVVARRMGEAGRQKAVELFDIRRITQRAADIYDDVLAHAGRNIPEG; encoded by the coding sequence GTGAAAGGCCAGACCTCTCCTCGCCTTGTGCTGCATATCGCACCTTCCATGGGCTGCGGCGGCACCGAAAAGGTCCTGCAATCGCTCGCCTGCCATATGGATGCGACCCGATACACCTGTGCCGTCTGGTCTCCGCAGGACGGGCCACGAAGTGCCATGCTGCGCGAGGCCGGCGTTGTCGTCCATATAGGGGGCGACCCGGGAATGTGGGCGCGCCGTCTCAAAGCCGACATCGTGCATATCCACCGCGGCGGGTGGCCCACGCCTGCCCTTCTCAGGGCACTACGGGCAGCTTGCCGTACCACACAAGCTGGGTTGACCCTGCCTCGCTTCATCGAGACCAACGTCTTCGGCAGACACGACCCTTCTGCGGCAGCCCGCTGCATCGACCGCACCCTGTTCGTCTCGCACTTCTGCGCCCGCAGGTATGCGGCCGTCCACGGCATTCCCGCGACGCCGCCCCGCTATGACGTACTGTACAACCCCGTGGACACCCGGGTGTTCATCAAGGGTACGCCGCCGCCCGCCGCACGGGACTACAGCCGTCCTGTCATCGGCAGGCTATCACGCCCCGACCCCGGCAAATGGTCACGCCTTGCGCTGGACTTTCTGCCGCTGCTCCGTGGTGAACTTCATGATTTCCGCTACCTTGTGGTCGGCGGCATCCCCGAAGCCGAGTCCTTCGTCTCTGACCATGGCCTAGGCGAACATGTACGCTTCATGCCGCCCCTTCTCGACGACAAGGAACTTGCGGCATTCTACGGCCGCCTCTCCGTCTTCGCCCACGCCAATGACACGGGTGAGAGTTTCGGCCTTGCCATAGCCGAGGCCATGAGCGCGGCCCTGCCCGTCGTGACGCACCCCTGCCCCGAGTTGCGCGACAACGCCCAACTCGAACTGGTACAGCACGGCGTGACGGGCATCGTGGCAGGCAATGCGGAAGAATATGCGGCAGCCATCCTCTGGTTGCTGCGCAACCCCGTCGTCGCCCGACGCATGGGCGAAGCAGGTCGTCAAAAGGCCGTCGAACTGTTCGACATCCGCCGCATCACGCAACGGGCAGCCGACATCTACGACGACGTACTCGCCCATGCCGGGCGCAATATCCCGGAAGGCTAG
- a CDS encoding glycosyltransferase family protein, which yields MQQNTPPLHALWTPEILRWRLGSATPGTPCGEQPESPPASATASAVASPIPDAPVQCAPSPDAAALPGMSAPREAALAPPHSAPRTQQGGSQHPTSGPACPAASNVSRDMERVARLAAHGGRRHVLLLGTPSRHEIETLLGALPEHVRLVLCSMSPDMARARLGTYSTNPEGYRTTEAGSERARNISADGPMGCLPTDSPAVATPSPHDDAPTSPKQQDAKPPFLLLCDTSPWALLLLLHDAGVVPETTLVTFCASQGADERPLLRQLRKLFLMATRLSPPSPPDPAPVLSTRKTPPSGVSPLHVCAILHPHEPGLDTFFAQIPSWLSGVTAVWDGDIPSRTPGCAVPVRHVCRPLDADFAAQRNAMLDATPHEWVVYLDADEILSPGTWSCIRTWTSHAASSGIGGIALPRHTFLPDGHDIRVGFGLWPDIQLRLFRNAPGVRFEGRIHERVTGLHGGFILLPGHPILHHSLTGKDRQAIEARLRTFDIAAGRSLHRLSHEYPGLPRQAFEAAARHWGDAALYFRDA from the coding sequence ATGCAGCAGAACACCCCGCCACTTCATGCACTCTGGACGCCGGAGATACTCCGCTGGCGGCTAGGAAGCGCAACGCCCGGAACGCCTTGCGGGGAACAGCCCGAATCGCCACCGGCATCGGCCACAGCATCCGCTGTCGCCTCCCCCATCCCTGATGCCCCCGTGCAGTGTGCGCCCTCCCCCGATGCCGCCGCCTTGCCCGGCATGTCCGCCCCCCGTGAGGCAGCGCTTGCCCCCCCGCACAGTGCCCCCCGCACGCAGCAGGGTGGCAGCCAGCACCCGACCTCCGGCCCGGCATGTCCTGCCGCGTCCAACGTCTCACGCGACATGGAGCGCGTGGCACGCCTCGCAGCCCACGGGGGACGCCGTCACGTCTTGCTGCTCGGCACGCCTTCACGCCACGAAATCGAGACGCTTCTCGGTGCCTTACCGGAACATGTCCGGCTGGTACTGTGCTCCATGTCGCCCGACATGGCACGCGCCCGTCTGGGAACATACTCCACGAATCCAGAAGGTTACCGCACCACGGAGGCAGGCAGTGAACGCGCCCGCAACATCTCTGCCGACGGCCCCATGGGATGTCTCCCGACCGACTCTCCAGCCGTAGCCACGCCATCACCCCACGATGATGCCCCGACGTCTCCCAAGCAGCAGGATGCGAAGCCCCCGTTTCTGCTGCTTTGCGATACATCCCCGTGGGCCTTGCTGCTTCTTCTGCACGACGCCGGTGTCGTCCCGGAGACGACGCTGGTCACCTTCTGTGCCAGTCAGGGCGCCGACGAACGCCCCCTGCTACGGCAACTACGCAAACTCTTTCTCATGGCGACACGGCTTTCGCCCCCATCGCCTCCTGACCCAGCCCCTGTCCTGTCAACCCGGAAAACCCCGCCTTCGGGCGTATCGCCCCTTCATGTCTGCGCCATCCTCCACCCGCATGAACCGGGGCTGGACACCTTCTTCGCGCAAATCCCAAGCTGGCTTTCAGGGGTGACCGCAGTATGGGATGGGGACATCCCCTCCCGCACACCGGGTTGTGCCGTGCCCGTCCGCCATGTCTGCCGCCCCCTTGATGCGGATTTCGCCGCGCAACGCAATGCCATGCTGGATGCCACCCCGCATGAGTGGGTCGTCTACCTCGACGCCGACGAAATCCTCAGCCCCGGCACATGGTCATGCATCCGCACATGGACAAGCCATGCGGCAAGCAGCGGCATTGGTGGCATCGCGCTGCCGCGGCACACGTTTCTGCCTGACGGGCACGACATCCGCGTCGGATTCGGCCTCTGGCCCGACATTCAGCTGCGCCTGTTCCGCAATGCCCCCGGCGTCCGGTTCGAAGGACGCATCCATGAACGGGTCACCGGGCTGCATGGAGGGTTCATCCTCTTGCCGGGGCACCCCATCCTGCACCACAGCCTGACCGGGAAGGAC